The following are encoded in a window of Streptomyces sp. SAT1 genomic DNA:
- a CDS encoding aldo/keto reductase, translating into MHYRTLGRTGVQVSTLALGAMNFGSIGRTTQEEATALVDTALDAGINLIDTADMYGTGESEEMVGRAIAGRRDDIVLATKAGMPMSEERNHRGSSRRWLVTALDASLRRLGVDHVDLYQIHRWDPATGDEETLSALTDLQRAGKIRAFGSSTFPAHRIVRAQWAAREHHLGRYATEQPSYSLLQRGIEAHVLPVTQEYGMGVLVWSPLASGWLSGAVRADRGLTNHRARILPERFDLTVPANRARMDAVERLAKVADDAGLTMIQLALGFVTAHPAVTCALIGPRTLDHLRAQLAAADTVLPADVLDAVDGIVAPGTDLAPQEKFDTPPALLDAALRRR; encoded by the coding sequence ATGCACTACCGCACCCTGGGCCGCACCGGCGTACAGGTCAGCACCCTCGCGCTCGGCGCCATGAACTTCGGCAGCATCGGCCGCACCACGCAGGAGGAGGCCACCGCCCTGGTCGACACCGCGCTCGACGCCGGGATCAACCTCATCGACACCGCCGACATGTACGGCACCGGCGAGTCCGAGGAGATGGTCGGCAGGGCGATCGCCGGCCGCCGCGACGACATCGTGCTCGCCACCAAGGCGGGCATGCCGATGAGCGAGGAGCGCAACCACCGCGGTTCCTCCCGCCGCTGGCTGGTCACCGCGCTCGACGCCAGCCTGCGCCGCCTCGGCGTCGACCACGTCGACCTCTACCAGATCCACCGCTGGGACCCGGCCACCGGCGACGAGGAGACCCTGTCGGCCCTGACCGACCTCCAGCGCGCCGGGAAGATCCGTGCCTTCGGCTCCTCCACCTTCCCGGCCCACCGCATCGTGCGGGCCCAGTGGGCGGCCCGCGAGCACCATCTCGGCCGCTACGCCACCGAGCAGCCCAGCTACTCCCTGCTCCAGCGCGGCATCGAGGCCCATGTCCTGCCCGTCACCCAGGAGTACGGCATGGGCGTACTGGTCTGGTCACCGCTGGCCTCGGGCTGGCTCTCGGGCGCCGTCCGCGCGGACCGCGGCCTCACCAACCACCGCGCCCGCATCCTGCCCGAGCGCTTCGACCTGACCGTGCCCGCCAACCGCGCCCGGATGGACGCCGTCGAACGGCTCGCGAAGGTCGCCGACGACGCCGGGCTCACCATGATCCAGCTCGCCCTCGGCTTCGTCACCGCCCACCCGGCCGTGACCTGCGCCCTCATCGGCCCGCGCACCCTGGACCACCTGCGCGCCCAGCTCGCCGCCGCCGACACGGTGCTTCCCGCCGACGTCCTCGACGCGGTCGACGGGATCGTCGCGCCCGGCACCGACCTCGCCCCGCAGGAGAAGTTCGACACCCCGCCCGCCCTGCTGGACGCGGCCCTGCGCCGCCGCTGA
- a CDS encoding J-domain-containing protein, translating into MTERKPPGVPFESWVEKEIRDAQARGAFDRLPGAGKPLPDDTTYDELWWVKRKLAREGLSVLPPTLALRKEAEDALAAAHAAPSESAVRRIVADINTKILDMMVKPPPGPPLGLRRFDVEEVVAEWRARRGGREARAAGDGSSG; encoded by the coding sequence ATGACCGAGCGAAAGCCACCGGGTGTGCCGTTCGAGTCCTGGGTCGAGAAGGAGATCCGCGACGCGCAGGCGCGCGGCGCCTTCGACCGGCTCCCCGGCGCGGGCAAGCCCCTCCCGGACGACACCACGTACGACGAACTGTGGTGGGTCAAGCGCAAGCTCGCCCGCGAGGGCCTGTCCGTCCTCCCGCCGACCCTCGCCCTGCGCAAGGAGGCCGAGGACGCCCTTGCGGCGGCCCACGCGGCCCCCTCGGAGAGCGCCGTCCGCCGGATCGTCGCGGACATCAACACCAAGATCCTCGACATGATGGTGAAGCCGCCACCCGGTCCGCCGCTGGGCCTGCGGCGGTTCGACGTGGAGGAGGTCGTGGCCGAGTGGCGCGCACGGCGGGGAGGGCGGGAAGCACGGGCGGCGGGCGACGGCTCGTCCGGCTGA
- a CDS encoding O-methyltransferase produces MSDSQLWDDVDAYFSGLLSPEDESLRAAQRDSDTEGLPQINVTASQGKLLHLLARLQGARNVLEIGTLGGYSTIWLARALPEDGRLVTLEYDAHHADVARRNLAHAGLDRITEVRVGPALESLPKLADENPAPFDLVFIDADKVNNPRYVEWALRLTRTGSLIILDNVVRGGAVTDPDSTDPSVRGTRGALELVAEHPRLDGTAIQTVGSKGYDGFALALVLDD; encoded by the coding sequence ATGAGCGACTCGCAGCTCTGGGACGACGTGGACGCCTACTTCTCCGGCCTGCTCTCCCCGGAGGACGAATCCCTCCGGGCCGCGCAGCGGGACAGCGACACCGAGGGCCTGCCGCAGATCAACGTCACTGCGAGCCAGGGCAAACTGCTGCACCTCCTGGCCCGCCTCCAGGGCGCCCGCAACGTCCTGGAGATCGGCACGCTGGGCGGCTACAGCACCATCTGGCTGGCCCGCGCGCTGCCGGAGGACGGCCGCCTGGTCACGCTGGAGTACGACGCCCACCACGCCGACGTGGCCCGCCGCAACCTCGCGCACGCCGGGCTCGACCGGATCACCGAGGTGCGGGTGGGTCCCGCCCTGGAGTCGCTGCCCAAGCTCGCCGACGAGAACCCGGCCCCCTTCGACCTGGTCTTCATCGACGCCGACAAGGTCAACAACCCGCGCTATGTGGAGTGGGCGCTGCGGCTGACCCGCACCGGCAGCCTGATCATCCTGGACAACGTGGTGCGCGGGGGCGCCGTGACCGACCCGGACAGCACCGACCCGAGCGTGCGCGGCACCCGCGGCGCGCTGGAACTCGTCGCCGAGCACCCCCGCCTGGACGGCACCGCCATCCAGACGGTGGGCAGCAAGGGCTACGACGGCTTCGCGCTGGCCCTCGTGCTCGACGACTGA
- a CDS encoding bifunctional glycosyltransferase 87/phosphatase PAP2 family protein, translating into MADAKHSGGPVAAFGGGAAAAAAPAGGRLRAARLGLWLIAGLLAIRQVAVVLATPRGDRLTDLETWVGPHGVLHVKGSLYETASFTGTPFSGLVLKPLTNAAERALGWSWIFGTLLLVVALGLVAARALPQPAGRRTALLAAPVAISLLMLSLPVRNAFWLGQTGVLPVLLVLLGLFAVRGERTGGLLVGLAAALQPTTLLFAPLLWCTGRRRAAAAAGATFATGTALAWAAMPHDSAVYWIRHCAGTGLGGPADARANQSLHGALLRFGLTGPLEIALFLALAAAVAVLALRRAVRYAHDGQLLLAVAVTGCAVIAVSPTAWQHQLLWVLLSVAGRAGRRASDRYVWPVAVVLVLTLPARAMLPQMAVLNPLRDNLVLLAALAAATAVPFLSRADEHYRTPVATRYADPVPARLRHVPLVPFLRRVLTRPNLLLELLLIRVTYAAYSQVRVVARGDRATAEHHGRQVHSLEHFLHLDIEHWANHAMVRLPRLDHFLSYYYETFHFVLPLTVLGVLYLRRPADYRWARTALGVATLLALVGFWLYPLAPPRLMPGFGFIDTVHGVQDFSKPEYGALTALTNPYAAMPSLHFGWALWCGVVIAVVAPRWWMKALGLLHPLFTVSAIIGTANHWVLDAVGGATVVATGFTVTYLLSGPRARTTATRPPELRKATPAPVSGAASTTGAVPSAGAGSGTGPVPVAGAAPSVGAGSATIPSQATGTDADTDTDTDPGDPRPASAAR; encoded by the coding sequence GTGGCGGATGCGAAGCACAGCGGCGGACCGGTGGCGGCCTTCGGGGGCGGTGCGGCGGCGGCCGCGGCACCCGCCGGAGGACGCCTGAGAGCGGCCCGGCTGGGCCTGTGGCTGATCGCCGGGCTCCTCGCGATACGGCAGGTGGCCGTCGTCCTCGCCACCCCGCGCGGGGACCGGCTGACGGACCTGGAGACCTGGGTGGGACCGCACGGCGTCCTGCACGTCAAGGGCTCCCTGTACGAGACGGCCAGCTTCACCGGCACCCCCTTCAGCGGCCTCGTCCTCAAACCGCTGACCAACGCCGCCGAGCGGGCCCTCGGCTGGAGCTGGATCTTCGGCACGCTGCTGCTGGTCGTCGCCCTCGGCCTGGTCGCCGCCCGCGCGCTGCCCCAGCCGGCCGGGCGCCGCACCGCGCTGCTGGCCGCGCCCGTCGCGATCAGCCTGCTCATGCTGTCCCTGCCGGTGCGCAACGCGTTCTGGCTCGGCCAGACCGGTGTCCTGCCGGTGCTGCTGGTGCTGCTCGGCCTGTTCGCCGTGCGCGGCGAACGCACCGGCGGCCTCCTCGTCGGGCTCGCCGCCGCGCTCCAGCCGACCACGCTGCTGTTCGCGCCCCTGCTGTGGTGCACCGGGCGCAGACGGGCCGCCGCCGCGGCCGGCGCCACCTTCGCCACGGGCACCGCCCTCGCCTGGGCGGCCATGCCGCACGACTCCGCCGTGTACTGGATCCGCCACTGCGCGGGCACCGGCCTCGGCGGTCCGGCCGACGCCCGCGCCAACCAGTCCCTGCACGGCGCCCTGCTGCGCTTCGGGCTGACCGGCCCGCTGGAGATCGCGCTGTTCCTGGCCCTGGCCGCCGCCGTCGCCGTCCTCGCCCTGCGCCGCGCGGTCCGCTACGCCCATGACGGACAGCTCCTGCTGGCGGTCGCCGTCACCGGCTGCGCCGTGATCGCCGTTTCGCCCACCGCCTGGCAGCACCAGCTCCTGTGGGTGCTGCTCTCGGTCGCGGGCCGGGCCGGACGGCGCGCCTCCGACCGGTACGTGTGGCCGGTCGCCGTGGTGCTGGTGCTGACGCTGCCCGCGCGGGCGATGCTGCCCCAGATGGCGGTCCTGAACCCGCTGCGCGACAACCTCGTCCTGCTGGCGGCCCTGGCGGCGGCCACCGCCGTGCCGTTCCTGTCCCGTGCCGACGAGCACTACCGCACCCCGGTCGCCACCCGCTACGCGGACCCGGTGCCCGCCCGCCTCCGGCACGTCCCGCTCGTCCCGTTCCTGCGCCGGGTGCTCACCCGCCCGAACCTCCTGCTCGAACTGCTCCTGATCCGCGTCACCTACGCCGCCTACTCCCAGGTCCGGGTGGTCGCGCGCGGGGACCGCGCCACCGCCGAGCACCACGGCCGCCAGGTGCACTCCCTGGAGCACTTCCTGCACCTCGACATAGAGCACTGGGCCAACCACGCCATGGTCCGGCTGCCCCGGCTCGACCACTTCCTCAGCTACTACTACGAGACGTTCCACTTCGTCCTGCCGCTGACCGTCCTCGGCGTGCTCTACCTGCGGCGCCCGGCCGACTACCGGTGGGCGCGCACCGCCCTGGGCGTGGCCACGCTGCTCGCCCTGGTCGGCTTCTGGCTCTACCCGCTGGCCCCGCCCCGGCTCATGCCGGGCTTCGGCTTCATCGACACCGTGCACGGCGTGCAGGACTTCTCCAAACCGGAGTACGGCGCCCTGACCGCGCTCACCAACCCGTACGCGGCGATGCCGTCCCTGCACTTCGGCTGGGCGCTGTGGTGCGGTGTGGTGATCGCCGTGGTGGCGCCGCGCTGGTGGATGAAGGCCCTCGGCCTGCTGCACCCCCTGTTCACCGTCTCCGCGATCATCGGCACCGCCAACCACTGGGTACTGGACGCGGTCGGCGGCGCCACCGTGGTCGCCACGGGCTTCACGGTGACCTACCTGCTGTCGGGCCCCCGCGCGCGGACGACCGCGACCCGCCCGCCGGAACTCCGGAAGGCCACCCCGGCCCCGGTCTCCGGCGCGGCCTCGACCACGGGGGCGGTCCCGTCCGCCGGTGCGGGCTCGGGTACCGGTCCGGTTCCGGTCGCCGGTGCGGCCCCGTCCGTCGGTGCGGGCTCGGCCACCATCCCGTCCCAGGCCACGGGCACCGATGCCGACACCGACACCGACACCGACCCGGGTGACCCCAGACCCGCATCGGCGGCGCGCTGA
- a CDS encoding glycosyltransferase family 39 protein, with protein MTRTASPRTTVRAALPTVAPAALALALGLWGIGRRDSMWRDESVTHQVAHRSLGDLGRLLGHIDAVHGLYYLLMHAVFALWDGGLLALRLPSVLATALAAAGVGVTGARLAGRRAGVLAGTVFAVLPVTQQYAQEGRSYALVTAAVTWATYFFLRALDAPGRRWWAGYAVLLAVACWLHEFAALALTAHALTLWRLGAPRRTWRRWALASAAVLAALLPLAVLSARQADRQLGWLGRPSVAMWFQYAAVAAVCALLARWLSRDGTGEPGRGGEARGRVTLVRLGLGLAVLPAGLLMTVSLVKPWYVDRYVIYGMTGAALLAGAALDRAVAGRARWRRAVRVPVACLAAVAAVAVLLPWSLAVRSPQSRKDDVVAVSREVRRLARPGDGVLFLPARRREWLLSRPALYARLDDLALSGSPAASATLQGTELPAAEIRRRILAADRIVALADPPGQPLDPYPQEAVKRDVLHRQFEVCARVHVHGAQVLRYARPGRCGR; from the coding sequence ATGACGCGTACGGCCTCGCCACGCACGACGGTGCGGGCCGCTCTGCCCACCGTCGCGCCCGCCGCCCTGGCGCTCGCCCTCGGTCTGTGGGGGATCGGGCGGCGGGACAGCATGTGGCGGGACGAGTCCGTCACCCACCAGGTGGCCCACCGGTCCCTGGGGGACCTCGGACGGCTGCTGGGCCACATCGACGCCGTGCACGGCCTCTACTACCTGCTCATGCACGCCGTGTTCGCGCTGTGGGACGGCGGCCTGCTCGCGCTGCGCCTGCCCTCGGTCCTGGCGACGGCGCTGGCGGCGGCGGGCGTCGGGGTGACGGGCGCCCGGCTCGCGGGCCGCCGCGCGGGCGTGCTGGCCGGTACGGTCTTCGCCGTGCTGCCGGTGACCCAGCAGTACGCGCAGGAGGGCCGCTCGTACGCGCTGGTCACGGCGGCGGTCACCTGGGCCACGTACTTCTTCCTGCGCGCCCTGGACGCGCCGGGCCGCCGCTGGTGGGCCGGGTACGCGGTGCTCCTGGCCGTGGCCTGCTGGCTGCACGAGTTCGCCGCCCTGGCGCTCACCGCACACGCCCTGACCCTGTGGCGGCTCGGCGCGCCGCGCCGCACCTGGCGCCGCTGGGCGCTCGCCTCGGCCGCCGTCCTCGCCGCCCTGCTGCCGCTGGCCGTGCTGAGCGCCCGTCAGGCCGACCGTCAACTGGGCTGGCTGGGCCGCCCGAGCGTCGCCATGTGGTTCCAGTACGCGGCCGTCGCGGCGGTGTGCGCGCTGCTGGCGCGGTGGCTGTCGCGGGACGGGACCGGCGAGCCCGGGAGGGGTGGTGAGGCGCGCGGCCGGGTGACGCTCGTCCGGCTCGGGCTGGGGCTGGCCGTCCTGCCCGCCGGGCTGCTGATGACGGTGTCGCTGGTGAAGCCCTGGTACGTGGACCGGTACGTGATCTACGGGATGACGGGTGCCGCGCTGCTCGCGGGCGCCGCCCTGGACCGCGCGGTCGCCGGGCGCGCCCGGTGGCGCCGGGCGGTCCGGGTGCCGGTGGCGTGCCTGGCGGCCGTGGCGGCGGTGGCCGTGCTGCTGCCGTGGTCGCTGGCGGTGCGCTCACCGCAGAGCCGCAAGGACGACGTGGTCGCCGTCTCCCGGGAGGTGCGGCGGCTGGCCCGGCCCGGGGACGGTGTGCTGTTCCTGCCCGCCCGGCGCCGCGAGTGGCTGCTGTCCCGTCCCGCGCTCTACGCCCGCCTGGACGATCTGGCCCTGTCCGGCTCGCCGGCGGCCTCGGCCACCCTCCAGGGCACCGAGCTGCCCGCCGCGGAGATCCGGCGGCGCATCCTCGCGGCCGACCGGATCGTCGCCCTCGCCGACCCGCCGGGGCAGCCCCTGGACCCGTACCCCCAGGAGGCCGTCAAACGGGACGTGCTGCACCGGCAGTTCGAGGTCTGCGCACGCGTCCACGTGCACGGCGCGCAGGTCCTGCGCTACGCCCGCCCCGGCCGCTGCGGGCGCTGA
- a CDS encoding TetR/AcrR family transcriptional regulator translates to MSESDGGAGSASRARRADALRNQQTLLDAAAAVFVTSGVEAPVRDIAARAGVGMGTIYRHFPTRADLVVAVYRHQVEACAEAGPALLAESASPHAALGRWIDLFVDFLVTKHGLAAALQSDDAGFRTLHAYFLDRLLPVCAELLGAAAEAGETGPDVTAYELMRGAGNLCIGAENDPEYDARRLAQLLVAGLRRER, encoded by the coding sequence GTGAGTGAGAGCGACGGGGGCGCGGGGAGCGCGTCCCGGGCCAGGCGGGCGGACGCCCTGCGCAACCAGCAGACCCTGCTCGACGCCGCCGCCGCGGTCTTCGTCACCTCGGGCGTGGAGGCGCCGGTCCGGGACATCGCGGCCAGGGCCGGGGTCGGCATGGGCACCATCTACCGGCACTTCCCGACCCGCGCCGACCTCGTCGTCGCCGTCTACCGGCACCAGGTCGAAGCCTGCGCCGAGGCCGGTCCCGCGCTGCTGGCCGAGAGCGCCAGCCCGCACGCCGCGCTGGGCCGCTGGATCGACCTCTTCGTCGACTTCCTGGTCACCAAGCACGGCCTCGCCGCCGCCCTCCAGTCCGACGACGCGGGCTTCCGCACCCTGCACGCGTACTTCCTCGACCGGCTGCTGCCCGTCTGCGCCGAACTGCTCGGCGCCGCGGCCGAGGCGGGCGAGACCGGCCCGGACGTGACCGCCTACGAGCTGATGCGCGGGGCCGGCAACCTCTGCATCGGCGCGGAGAACGACCCGGAGTACGACGCGCGCCGCCTCGCGCAGCTCCTCGTGGCGGGACTGCGCCGGGAGCGGTGA
- a CDS encoding ATP-binding protein: MNDYFPSVLAGPRPAQYRLILTAGEHSAGHIRRIVRTHLAEWGLAELTDAVELGVTELVANVVRHVPDRHCTLVLLQRGAGVRVEVTDGSSELPVAPAEVPWEAESGRGLLLLDAVADKWGVDRWRQGGKTVWFECGPAPCPPDQVRG; encoded by the coding sequence GTGAACGACTACTTCCCCTCCGTTCTGGCAGGCCCCCGCCCTGCCCAGTACCGCCTGATCCTCACCGCCGGTGAGCACTCGGCGGGTCATATCCGTCGTATCGTCCGCACGCACCTGGCCGAATGGGGCCTTGCCGAGCTGACCGACGCCGTGGAACTGGGCGTGACCGAGCTGGTCGCGAACGTCGTACGGCATGTCCCCGACCGCCACTGCACGCTGGTGCTGCTGCAACGGGGGGCCGGGGTCCGGGTGGAGGTCACGGACGGTTCGTCCGAACTGCCCGTGGCCCCGGCCGAGGTGCCCTGGGAGGCGGAGAGCGGGCGCGGGCTGCTGCTGCTCGACGCCGTGGCCGACAAGTGGGGTGTGGACCGCTGGAGGCAGGGCGGCAAGACCGTGTGGTTCGAGTGCGGTCCCGCGCCCTGCCCGCCGGATCAGGTGCGCGGCTGA
- the proP gene encoding glycine betaine/L-proline transporter ProP codes for MSAATVTAPRPVTLTKNRSDATVTDPALVRRAVKAAALGNAMEWFDFGVYSYIAVTLGKVFFPSGNPTAQLLSTFGAFAAAFLVRPLGGMVFGPLGDRVGRQKVLAVTMIMMAAGTFTIGLIPSYATIGVGAPILLLAARLVQGFSTGGEYAGASTFIAEYAPDRRRGFLGSWLEFGTLAGYIGGAGLVTLMTALLSSEDLVSWGWRIPFLIAGPMGIIGLYLRMRLEETPVFAAEVEKSESSRPKVPLREMVAGQWKALLLCMGLVLVFNVTDYMLLSYMPSYLTSELKYDETHGLLVVLAVMALMMIVQPFAGALTDRIGRRPVIAAGCAGFLLLSVPALLLIRQGSLLAIGLGMGALGLLLVCFTSAMPSALPALFPTRVRYGSLSIGFNISVSLFGGTTPLVVTALIGATGNMMMPAYYMMAASLIGGVAVWFMAESAGRPLPGSPPSVES; via the coding sequence TTGTCGGCTGCCACCGTCACCGCACCCCGCCCTGTCACTCTCACCAAGAACCGCTCCGACGCCACGGTCACCGACCCGGCGCTCGTGCGGCGGGCCGTGAAGGCCGCCGCGCTGGGCAACGCGATGGAATGGTTCGACTTCGGTGTCTACAGCTACATCGCGGTGACCCTGGGCAAGGTCTTCTTCCCCTCCGGCAACCCCACGGCCCAGCTGCTCTCCACCTTCGGCGCCTTCGCCGCGGCCTTCCTGGTGCGCCCGCTGGGCGGCATGGTCTTCGGCCCGCTCGGCGACCGCGTCGGGCGGCAGAAGGTGCTGGCCGTCACCATGATCATGATGGCCGCGGGCACCTTCACCATCGGCCTGATCCCGTCGTACGCCACGATCGGCGTGGGCGCCCCGATCCTGCTGCTGGCCGCCCGCCTGGTGCAGGGCTTCTCCACCGGCGGCGAGTACGCGGGCGCGTCCACCTTCATCGCCGAGTACGCCCCCGACCGGCGCCGCGGGTTCCTCGGGAGCTGGCTGGAGTTCGGCACGCTCGCCGGGTACATCGGCGGCGCGGGCCTGGTCACGCTGATGACGGCGCTGCTGTCCTCGGAGGACCTGGTCTCCTGGGGCTGGCGGATCCCGTTCCTGATCGCGGGCCCGATGGGCATCATCGGCCTGTATCTGCGGATGCGTCTGGAGGAGACCCCGGTGTTCGCCGCCGAGGTCGAGAAGTCCGAATCCAGCCGTCCGAAGGTGCCGCTGCGCGAGATGGTCGCGGGCCAGTGGAAGGCGCTGCTGCTCTGCATGGGCCTGGTGCTGGTCTTCAACGTCACCGACTACATGCTGCTGTCGTACATGCCCAGCTATCTGACCAGTGAGCTGAAGTACGACGAGACGCACGGGCTGCTGGTCGTGCTGGCCGTGATGGCGCTGATGATGATCGTCCAGCCGTTCGCCGGGGCGCTCACCGACCGGATCGGCCGCCGTCCGGTGATCGCGGCGGGCTGCGCGGGCTTCCTGCTGCTGTCCGTCCCCGCGCTGCTGCTGATCCGCCAGGGCAGCCTGCTCGCCATCGGCCTGGGCATGGGCGCGCTCGGTCTGCTCCTGGTCTGCTTCACCTCGGCGATGCCGTCCGCGCTGCCCGCCCTCTTCCCGACCCGGGTGCGCTACGGCTCCCTGTCGATCGGCTTCAACATCTCCGTGTCGCTGTTCGGCGGCACCACCCCGCTGGTGGTCACGGCCCTGATCGGCGCGACCGGCAACATGATGATGCCCGCCTACTACATGATGGCGGCGTCGCTGATCGGCGGTGTGGCCGTGTGGTTCATGGCGGAGTCCGCCGGGCGCCCGCTGCCGGGTTCGCCGCCCTCCGTGGAGTCGTGA
- a CDS encoding IS4 family transposase: MPRPGQVKSSGVGRFSDRIALGVLTRAFPPELVDEVVAECGRVEQRTRLLPARVVVYFVLAMCLFFGQGYEEVARLLVQGLEREGRWATTWRVPTTAAIGRARLRLGPEPLRALFARVCRPVADARTQGAWYRRWRLVAVDGTVFDVPDTAANAQFFGRPGTSRGQGRSAYPQARVAALAECGTHAVFAAEAGPLNVHESALAQRLFPALTEGMLVLADRGFCGFDLWRAAKAGGADLLWRVRSVVVLPVLETLADGSYLSEIVAARDHHRRADPERVRVIEYTLGPRDGDRTVYRLITTILDPEQAPAQELAALYAQRWEIENTLDEIKNHQGAPGMVLRSQHPRGVEQEIFAFLLVHHALRDLMHQAALHTGHDPDRVSFTRTLRVVRRHVTGQAAHSPLPTGPVHHPEPA, encoded by the coding sequence GTGCCAAGGCCGGGTCAGGTGAAGTCGTCGGGGGTTGGTCGGTTCTCGGATCGGATCGCGTTGGGGGTGCTGACGCGGGCGTTTCCGCCGGAGCTGGTCGACGAGGTGGTCGCCGAGTGCGGCCGGGTCGAGCAGCGGACGCGGTTGCTGCCGGCGCGGGTGGTGGTCTACTTCGTCCTGGCGATGTGCTTGTTCTTCGGGCAGGGCTATGAAGAGGTGGCCCGGCTTCTGGTCCAGGGGCTGGAGCGTGAGGGCCGGTGGGCGACCACCTGGCGGGTGCCCACCACGGCGGCGATCGGGCGGGCCCGGTTGCGGCTCGGGCCGGAGCCGTTGCGGGCCCTGTTCGCCCGGGTGTGCCGGCCGGTCGCGGACGCGCGGACGCAAGGCGCCTGGTACCGGCGGTGGCGGCTGGTCGCGGTGGACGGCACGGTCTTCGACGTTCCGGACACCGCGGCGAACGCCCAGTTCTTCGGGCGTCCCGGTACCAGTCGCGGGCAGGGCCGCAGTGCGTATCCGCAGGCGAGGGTGGCGGCCCTGGCCGAGTGCGGCACCCATGCCGTGTTCGCGGCCGAGGCCGGACCCCTCAACGTCCACGAGAGTGCTCTGGCCCAGCGGCTGTTCCCGGCGCTGACGGAGGGCATGCTTGTCCTGGCCGACCGGGGTTTTTGCGGATTCGATCTGTGGCGGGCCGCGAAGGCGGGCGGTGCGGACCTGCTGTGGCGGGTCCGCAGCGTCGTGGTGCTGCCGGTCCTGGAGACCCTCGCTGACGGCTCCTACCTGTCGGAGATCGTCGCCGCGCGGGACCACCACCGACGCGCGGACCCCGAGCGGGTGCGAGTGATCGAGTACACCCTCGGCCCCCGCGACGGTGACCGCACCGTCTACCGGCTGATCACCACCATCCTCGATCCTGAGCAGGCACCGGCTCAGGAGCTTGCCGCCCTCTATGCCCAGCGGTGGGAGATCGAGAACACCCTGGACGAGATCAAGAATCACCAGGGCGCCCCAGGGATGGTGCTGCGTTCCCAGCACCCCCGCGGCGTCGAACAGGAGATCTTCGCGTTCCTGCTGGTCCACCACGCGCTGCGGGACCTGATGCACCAGGCCGCTCTCCACACCGGGCACGATCCCGACCGGGTCTCCTTCACCCGAACCCTTCGCGTCGTCCGCCGCCACGTCACCGGGCAGGCGGCGCATTCCCCCCTCCCGACTGGCCCGGTCCATCACCCAGAGCCTGCGTGA
- a CDS encoding DUF5753 domain-containing protein — protein sequence MQLGEVVNYTGSLVGQVETARKLPTAEFSERVDAALGTGGLLSRLVELVMRSQLPAWFRQTAELEARAVEICTFQTHMVHGLLQTGPYVRAVLGVLDDTNLDDRSAVRLARQRILEKEKSPIFWMILSEGALHQEIGGRETMRGQLEHLWSLESNPRINVQILPYAAGAHAGLQGSFNVYRFSSDPTIVYTEGYGSGHPTANPETVEDCSLRYDHLQAAALSLKDSAELIRRVMEDRYGEQLA from the coding sequence TTGCAACTAGGGGAGGTCGTCAACTACACGGGCTCGCTGGTGGGCCAGGTGGAGACGGCCCGGAAGCTGCCCACGGCGGAGTTCAGCGAACGCGTGGACGCCGCGCTCGGCACGGGCGGACTGCTGTCGCGGCTGGTCGAGTTGGTGATGCGGAGCCAGCTTCCGGCGTGGTTCCGGCAGACGGCGGAGCTGGAGGCGCGGGCGGTCGAGATCTGCACCTTCCAGACCCACATGGTCCATGGGCTGTTGCAGACCGGGCCGTACGTCCGCGCGGTGCTCGGCGTGCTGGACGACACCAACCTCGACGACCGCAGCGCGGTACGACTGGCCCGACAGCGCATCCTGGAGAAGGAGAAGTCGCCGATCTTCTGGATGATCCTCAGCGAGGGGGCCCTCCACCAGGAGATCGGCGGCAGGGAGACCATGCGCGGCCAACTCGAGCACCTGTGGTCGCTGGAGAGCAATCCCCGGATCAACGTCCAGATCCTGCCGTACGCGGCGGGCGCGCACGCGGGGCTGCAAGGCTCGTTCAACGTCTATCGCTTCAGCAGCGACCCGACCATCGTCTACACCGAGGGGTACGGCAGCGGGCATCCGACCGCGAACCCGGAGACCGTCGAGGACTGCTCGCTCCGTTACGATCATCTCCAAGCCGCCGCTCTCTCCCTCAAGGACTCGGCGGAGTTGATCCGGCGCGTGATGGAGGACCGCTATGGAGAGCAACTGGCGTAA